A genomic stretch from Neomonachus schauinslandi chromosome 14, ASM220157v2, whole genome shotgun sequence includes:
- the ZNF664 gene encoding zinc finger protein 664, with protein MIYKCPMCREFFSERADLFMHQKIHTAEKPHKCDKCDKGFFHISELHIHWRDHTGEKVYKCDDCGKDFSTTTKLNRHKKIHTVEKPYKCYECGKAFNWSSHLQIHMRVHTGEKPYVCSECGRGFSNSSNLCMHQRVHTGEKPFKCEECGKAFRHTSSLCMHQRVHTGEKPYKCYECGKAFSQSSSLCIHQRVHTGEKPYRCCGCGKAFSQSSSLCIHQRVHTGEKPFKCDECGKAFSQSTSLCIHQRVHTKERNHLKISVI; from the coding sequence ATGATCTACAAGTGCCCCATGTGTAGGGAATTTTTCTCTGAGAGAGCAGATCTTTTTATGCATCAGAAAATTCACACTGCTGAGAAACCCCATAAATGTGACAAGTGTGACAAGGGTTTCTTTCATATATCAGAACTTCATATTCATTGGAGAGACCACACAGGAGAGAAGGTCTATAAATGTGATGATTGTGGTAAGGATTTTAGTACTACAACAAAACTTAACAGACATAAGAAAATCCACACAGTGGAGAAGCCCTATAAATGCTATGAGTGTGGCAAAGCCTTCAATTGGAGCTCACATCTTCAAATTCACATGAGAGTTCATACAGGTGAGAAACCCTATGTCTGTAGTGAGTGTGGAAGGGGCTTTAGTAATAGTTCAAACCTTTGCATGCATCAGAGAGTCCACACCGGAGAGAAACCCTTTAAATGTGAagagtgtgggaaggccttcaggCACACTTCTAGCCTCTGCATGCATCAGAGagttcacacaggagagaaaccctataaatgttatgagtgtgggaaggccttcagcCAGAGCTCAAGCCTCTGCATCCATCAGAGAGTACACACTGGGGAGAAACCCTATAGATGTTGTGggtgtgggaaggccttcagcCAGAGCTCAAGCCTCTGCATCCACCAGAGAGTGCACACTGGGGAGAAACCTTTTAAATGTGatgagtgtgggaaagccttcagtcaGAGCACCAGCCTCTGCATCCACCAGAGAGTGCATACAAAGGAGAGAAACCATCTCAAAATATCAGTTATATAG